A DNA window from Gemmatimonadota bacterium contains the following coding sequences:
- a CDS encoding AbrB/MazE/SpoVT family DNA-binding domain-containing protein has translation MIVKISSKRQVTLPASVLDALGVGPGDQLEIKESPDGFILKPFRIDYSRLGSLRDKIPPDHPPFDLESFRKQPYDPSLRD, from the coding sequence ATGATCGTGAAAATCTCGTCAAAGCGCCAGGTCACACTCCCGGCTAGCGTACTGGACGCCCTAGGCGTGGGTCCGGGCGACCAACTTGAAATCAAAGAAAGCCCCGATGGTTTCATCCTGAAGCCCTTTCGGATCGATTACTCCCGCCTTGGTTCGCTCAGAGACAAGATTCCTCCCGATCACCCTCCGTTCGATCTCGAATCGTTCCGGAAGCAACCCTACGATCCGTCGCTTAGGGACTGA
- a CDS encoding GNAT family N-acetyltransferase: MAIIRPYDADRDRDAMIRVWREVHWITSDEQAKWAPQFFEKTRTDVAEVNGEAECQASSTGGTFRYLDEDLSMSAIVGVTTSRIARKQRLAQRVTAHRIARDAADGVEICTLTMFEQGFYDLMGFGTGPYGHRVRFDPADLTVDRPFRVPRRLKADDWEMIHAAMMNRRLTHGGCRLYPAELLQVELNHAEKSFLLGYCDGPGGELTHFFWASDHEEHGPSYIYMIAYQDQDQLLELLALMKSLGDQIRLFQIVEPPDVQLQDLIRQPFRARMVSEKGSFNTLIRGDGYWQARICDLEACMAKTRLDGPPARFNLVLKDPIEKHLDADAPWRGLSGEYVITLGPESSAESGADPALPTLTASVGAFTRMWLGVRPATGLAVTDDLDGPPELLSALDRTLRLPVPGLCGWEY; this comes from the coding sequence ATGGCGATAATCAGGCCATATGACGCCGACCGCGACCGCGACGCGATGATCCGGGTCTGGCGCGAAGTGCACTGGATCACCAGCGACGAACAGGCCAAGTGGGCGCCCCAGTTCTTCGAGAAAACCCGGACCGACGTGGCCGAAGTGAACGGCGAAGCGGAGTGCCAGGCCTCTTCGACCGGCGGCACGTTCCGGTACCTGGACGAAGACCTCTCCATGTCCGCCATAGTCGGCGTAACGACCAGCCGCATCGCCCGGAAACAGCGCCTTGCCCAGCGGGTCACCGCGCACCGCATCGCCCGGGACGCCGCGGACGGCGTCGAGATCTGCACGCTGACCATGTTCGAACAGGGATTCTACGACTTGATGGGCTTCGGCACGGGTCCCTACGGCCACAGGGTACGATTCGATCCTGCCGACCTCACGGTAGACCGTCCCTTCCGCGTGCCCAGGCGCCTGAAGGCCGATGACTGGGAGATGATCCACGCCGCCATGATGAACCGCAGGCTTACCCACGGCGGCTGCAGGTTATATCCCGCGGAGTTGCTGCAGGTCGAGCTGAATCATGCGGAGAAATCCTTCCTCCTGGGGTATTGCGATGGTCCCGGCGGCGAACTGACCCACTTCTTCTGGGCCAGCGACCATGAAGAACACGGTCCCAGCTATATCTACATGATCGCCTACCAGGACCAGGACCAGCTCCTGGAACTGCTCGCGCTCATGAAATCACTCGGCGACCAGATCCGGCTTTTTCAAATAGTCGAACCCCCCGACGTGCAACTCCAGGACCTGATCAGGCAGCCCTTCCGGGCCAGGATGGTGTCCGAAAAGGGATCCTTCAACACCCTGATCCGGGGTGATGGATACTGGCAGGCCCGGATCTGCGACCTGGAAGCCTGCATGGCCAAGACCCGCCTGGACGGGCCGCCGGCGCGGTTCAACCTCGTGCTGAAGGACCCGATCGAGAAGCACCTGGACGCGGACGCGCCCTGGCGCGGACTGAGTGGGGAGTACGTGATCACGCTCGGTCCGGAATCGAGCGCCGAATCCGGCGCCGATCCCGCCCTGCCCACGCTGACCGCCTCGGTGGGCGCCTTCACCCGTATGTGGCTCGGCGTCCGTCCCGCCACCGGCCTGGCCGTCACCGACGACCTGGACGGTCCCCCCGAACTGCTGTCCGCGCTGGACCGGACCCTGCGCCTGCCCGTGCCGGGGTTGTGCGGATGGGAGTACTAG
- a CDS encoding VOC family protein, whose amino-acid sequence MVRQITAALACAALIAAACGQSETPAPPEEESTPVNPMNDFGMTASNVFLYYADVEAATTFYTQTLGFAVAADYGFAKILRVAPSSFITLVDEEMGMHSASDPKTVAIALITDQLDEWWEYMKDQDVEMRFPYNPVEGRPHHGFVAIDPEGYLLEFERFNEHAENEMLIPVLNETETIYPAEGASNVPPGLGFKATVVWFYYKDMPAIQAFYEEVMGFDLIVDQGWTKIYRISPSGYMGLVDETRGMHNFTEKKAVTMSFWTDRIDDWYAYVSGHGSFEMRSEKVEETDRYRAFVAYDPEGYYLEWNVFKDAPDNVTLHRMLRGEE is encoded by the coding sequence ATGGTTCGTCAGATAACCGCCGCGCTGGCCTGCGCGGCGCTCATAGCCGCGGCGTGCGGCCAGTCCGAAACGCCCGCGCCGCCCGAGGAGGAGTCCACACCCGTGAATCCCATGAACGATTTCGGCATGACGGCCAGCAACGTCTTCCTGTACTACGCCGACGTGGAAGCGGCGACGACGTTCTACACGCAGACCCTGGGCTTCGCCGTGGCGGCCGATTACGGGTTCGCCAAGATCCTCCGCGTCGCGCCGAGTTCCTTCATCACTCTCGTCGACGAAGAGATGGGCATGCACAGTGCCAGCGATCCCAAGACCGTCGCCATCGCCCTCATTACCGACCAACTGGACGAGTGGTGGGAGTACATGAAGGACCAGGACGTGGAGATGCGCTTCCCCTACAACCCGGTCGAGGGGCGTCCCCATCACGGTTTCGTCGCCATCGACCCGGAAGGTTATCTCCTGGAGTTCGAGCGGTTCAACGAGCACGCCGAGAACGAGATGCTGATCCCGGTGCTGAACGAGACCGAGACCATCTATCCCGCCGAAGGGGCGTCCAATGTGCCTCCGGGCCTGGGTTTCAAGGCGACCGTGGTGTGGTTCTACTACAAGGACATGCCGGCGATCCAGGCCTTCTACGAAGAAGTCATGGGCTTCGACCTGATCGTGGACCAGGGGTGGACCAAGATCTACCGCATATCGCCCTCGGGCTACATGGGTCTCGTGGACGAAACGCGCGGCATGCACAACTTCACGGAGAAGAAGGCCGTCACCATGTCTTTCTGGACGGATCGGATCGACGACTGGTACGCCTATGTCAGCGGCCACGGCTCCTTTGAAATGCGCTCGGAGAAGGTCGAGGAAACGGACCGGTACCGCGCCTTCGTCGCCTACGATCCGGAAGGCTACTACCTCGAGTGGAACGTCTTCAAGGACGCGCCCGACAACGTGACCCTCCACCGTATGCTTCGGGGTGAGGAGTAG
- the lon gene encoding endopeptidase La, whose product MAEVKALQEIQTNLQGDSVIESIAVLPVRNLVVYPHMAAALVADRPGSVKALDEALQQDKMVMILAQRDPETDQPAPDDLYKYGTLVRIYKMMKLPEDSLHAVVHGVSRARVTEVLETEPVMRVRVKLQAERQDESMEGKALAHNLAEQFQRLIELVPTMSEELRIPLLNLEDQPSKMADFIAFNLKLSLEDQQAMLELSDVGDRLKALTFLIAREIEVAETGSRIQSQVEDKMGKTQREYYLREQMKAIQRELGEDGDAHGEELKDLRGKIEEAGMPDEARTEAERELKRLERIPAISPEYSTLRTYLEWLSELPWSVSSDDQLDIERAREILDEDHYGLEKIKDRILEHLAVRSLKPDLKGSILCFVGPPGVGKTSLGKSIARALGRRFVRISLGGVHDEAEIRGHRRTYIGALPGRIIQSIRKAGTNNPVFMLDEIDKLGRDFRGDPSSALLEVLDPEQNDTFTDHYIDLPFDLSNVMFVTTANMLAGIPEPLRDRMEVIELSGYTEEEKIEIARRYLVPRELDTHGLSTEDVVFDDRAIGRIIADYTREAGLRNLERKIRTVARKSARSVAEGQAPPFPVSEDELHRYLGPPEYFSETAERTGDPGVAIGLAWTPAGGEIMFVEASKMAGGKGLTLTGQLGDVMKESARAALTYVRSHAADWQIDPAFFDRHDIHIHLPVGAIPKDGPSAGVALVTVLTSLLTGRPVRNDLAMTGEVTLRGKVMPVGGIKEKVLGAMRAGITTIILPRRNEKDLDDVPAAVKEKLGFCLVDRIDQVLELALMDEPVDDEPVDTPESDGTWAESLEGGVTVATRDANLN is encoded by the coding sequence ATGGCTGAAGTCAAGGCACTCCAGGAAATTCAGACGAACCTGCAGGGGGACTCGGTGATCGAGTCCATCGCCGTGTTGCCCGTGCGCAACCTGGTCGTGTATCCTCACATGGCCGCGGCACTGGTGGCCGACCGGCCGGGTTCCGTCAAGGCGCTGGACGAAGCGCTGCAGCAGGACAAGATGGTCATGATCCTGGCGCAGCGGGACCCGGAGACGGATCAGCCCGCGCCTGACGATCTCTACAAATACGGTACGCTGGTCCGGATCTACAAGATGATGAAGCTGCCGGAGGACAGTCTCCACGCGGTTGTCCACGGGGTCTCGCGCGCCCGGGTGACGGAGGTGCTTGAAACGGAGCCCGTCATGCGCGTCCGGGTGAAGCTCCAGGCGGAGCGCCAGGACGAATCCATGGAGGGCAAGGCCCTGGCTCACAACCTGGCGGAGCAGTTCCAGCGGCTTATAGAACTGGTCCCGACCATGTCCGAAGAGTTGCGGATACCCCTGCTCAACCTGGAAGACCAGCCGTCCAAGATGGCCGATTTCATTGCCTTCAACCTGAAGCTGTCCCTTGAAGACCAGCAGGCCATGCTGGAGCTGAGCGACGTCGGGGACAGGCTGAAGGCGCTGACTTTCCTGATCGCCCGGGAGATCGAGGTGGCGGAGACGGGCAGCCGCATACAGTCCCAGGTCGAGGACAAGATGGGGAAGACCCAGCGCGAATACTATCTCCGCGAGCAGATGAAGGCCATTCAGCGGGAACTCGGCGAAGACGGAGACGCCCACGGCGAGGAACTAAAGGATCTGCGCGGGAAGATCGAAGAGGCCGGCATGCCGGACGAAGCGCGGACTGAGGCGGAACGCGAGCTCAAGCGGCTGGAGCGCATCCCGGCCATCTCTCCGGAGTATTCGACGCTGCGGACCTACCTCGAATGGCTGTCGGAGCTGCCCTGGTCCGTTTCATCGGATGATCAGCTGGACATCGAACGGGCCCGGGAGATCCTGGACGAAGACCACTACGGCCTCGAGAAGATCAAGGACCGCATCCTCGAGCACCTGGCCGTGCGCAGCCTGAAGCCGGACCTGAAGGGTTCCATCCTGTGCTTCGTCGGACCGCCGGGGGTGGGCAAGACCTCGCTGGGCAAATCCATCGCCCGCGCCCTGGGCCGCCGGTTCGTGCGCATTTCGCTGGGCGGCGTGCACGACGAGGCGGAGATCAGGGGCCACCGCAGGACCTATATCGGCGCGCTGCCTGGCCGCATCATCCAGAGCATCCGCAAGGCGGGCACCAACAACCCGGTCTTCATGCTGGACGAAATCGACAAGCTCGGGCGGGATTTCCGGGGAGATCCTTCCTCGGCCCTGCTCGAAGTGCTCGACCCGGAGCAGAACGACACCTTCACCGATCACTACATCGATCTGCCCTTCGACCTGTCCAACGTCATGTTCGTGACCACGGCCAACATGCTGGCCGGCATCCCGGAGCCGCTGCGCGACCGCATGGAAGTCATCGAGCTGTCGGGATACACGGAAGAGGAGAAGATCGAGATCGCCCGGCGCTACCTCGTCCCGAGGGAACTGGATACGCACGGGCTCTCCACCGAGGACGTGGTTTTCGACGATCGCGCGATCGGCCGGATCATTGCCGACTATACCCGGGAGGCGGGTCTGCGCAATCTGGAACGCAAGATACGCACGGTGGCACGCAAGTCGGCCCGTTCGGTCGCCGAAGGGCAGGCTCCCCCCTTCCCGGTCTCCGAAGATGAGCTTCACCGGTACCTGGGCCCGCCCGAGTACTTCTCCGAGACCGCGGAGCGCACCGGAGACCCCGGCGTGGCGATCGGCCTGGCCTGGACCCCGGCCGGTGGCGAAATCATGTTCGTCGAAGCCAGCAAGATGGCCGGCGGCAAGGGCCTGACGCTTACGGGCCAACTGGGCGACGTGATGAAGGAATCCGCCCGGGCCGCCCTGACCTATGTCCGGTCGCACGCCGCGGACTGGCAAATCGATCCGGCGTTCTTCGACAGGCACGACATTCACATCCATCTGCCCGTGGGCGCCATTCCCAAGGACGGACCTTCCGCCGGCGTAGCGCTCGTGACGGTGCTGACCTCCCTGCTCACGGGACGGCCGGTCCGGAACGACCTGGCCATGACCGGTGAGGTCACCCTCCGCGGCAAGGTCATGCCCGTCGGCGGCATCAAGGAGAAGGTCCTCGGGGCGATGCGGGCCGGCATCACCACCATCATACTGCCCCGCAGGAACGAGAAAGACCTGGACGACGTGCCCGCGGCCGTAAAGGAGAAGCTCGGCTTCTGCCTGGTCGACCGCATCGACCAGGTCCTGGAACTGGCGCTCATGGACGAACCCGTCGACGATGAGCCCGTCGACACACCGGAAAGCGACGGGACATGGGCGGAGAGCCTGGAAGGCGGGGTAACGGTTGCGACCCGGGACGCGAATCTGAACTGA
- a CDS encoding DegQ family serine endoprotease encodes MTEKRKFGGLTGAALLITGMVLGGLFISNWDASVVERDEYRSITPVVAADQRSLQEFSETFAGIAEKVKPSVVLIRSKRVARQAQQRFWNPWEEFFGGGPQRDSQPRPFRGLGSGVIVSEDGYILTNNHVVEGADELTIQLSDEREVEAEIVGLDPRTDLAVIKVGLGDLPVLPFGDSDKLRVGEWVMAVGNPFGYNHTVTAGIVSAKGRSRVLPRDQNTYENFIQTDAAINPGNSGGALVDLDGNLMGVNTAIATRTGGYQGIGFAIPANMARKIMTRLVEDGRVTRGYLGVMIRNLDEVVAESMGIESTVGVLIEGITDDGPAKDSDLQREDVVIALNGKEVEDTDDLRNRIADMAPGTEVELDVIRDGAPKNVTIKLGELPDGDPTRTASREGSPKSPASNLGIDVMDVAREWTRYYESGSGVVIAQVRSGSVAEDKGLRRGDLIREVNGGPVSSVQEFLAVVREFDAGQAIRFRIQRGSAQFLVGLRIPEE; translated from the coding sequence ATGACGGAGAAAAGAAAGTTCGGCGGCCTCACCGGCGCGGCACTGCTCATCACGGGCATGGTGCTCGGTGGGCTGTTCATATCAAACTGGGACGCTTCCGTCGTCGAACGGGACGAATACCGGTCGATCACGCCGGTCGTGGCCGCGGATCAGCGGTCGCTTCAGGAATTCAGCGAGACTTTCGCGGGTATCGCTGAAAAGGTAAAGCCTTCGGTGGTGCTGATACGGAGCAAACGCGTGGCCAGACAGGCGCAGCAACGGTTCTGGAACCCCTGGGAAGAGTTTTTCGGCGGCGGACCGCAGCGCGATAGCCAACCCCGACCTTTCCGGGGCCTGGGATCCGGCGTCATCGTATCGGAAGACGGCTACATCCTGACGAACAACCACGTGGTGGAGGGGGCTGACGAACTGACGATTCAGTTGTCTGACGAGCGCGAGGTGGAAGCGGAGATCGTCGGCCTGGACCCCCGCACCGATCTTGCCGTCATCAAGGTCGGTTTAGGCGATCTTCCCGTGTTGCCCTTCGGGGACTCCGACAAGCTGCGCGTGGGCGAATGGGTCATGGCCGTGGGCAATCCCTTCGGGTATAACCACACTGTCACGGCGGGCATCGTCAGCGCCAAGGGCCGGAGCAGGGTGCTTCCGCGGGACCAGAACACCTACGAGAACTTCATCCAGACCGACGCGGCCATCAATCCCGGGAACAGCGGCGGCGCCCTGGTCGACCTCGACGGTAATCTCATGGGCGTCAACACGGCCATCGCTACCAGGACGGGCGGATACCAGGGCATCGGTTTTGCGATTCCGGCCAACATGGCCCGGAAGATCATGACCCGGCTGGTCGAGGACGGGCGCGTCACGCGCGGTTACCTGGGTGTAATGATCAGGAACCTCGATGAGGTCGTGGCGGAGTCCATGGGGATCGAAAGCACAGTCGGTGTGCTCATCGAAGGAATCACGGACGACGGACCGGCGAAAGATTCCGATCTCCAGCGGGAAGACGTGGTCATTGCCCTGAACGGGAAGGAAGTGGAGGATACGGACGACCTTCGCAACCGGATCGCGGATATGGCACCGGGCACGGAAGTCGAACTCGATGTGATCCGCGACGGAGCGCCGAAGAATGTTACCATAAAACTGGGCGAGTTGCCCGATGGCGATCCCACGCGCACCGCGTCGAGAGAGGGTTCGCCGAAGAGTCCTGCGTCCAATCTCGGCATCGACGTAATGGATGTTGCCCGGGAATGGACCCGCTATTACGAATCGGGGTCGGGTGTGGTGATTGCACAGGTACGCTCGGGCAGCGTAGCCGAGGACAAGGGGCTTCGCCGGGGCGACCTGATTCGCGAGGTGAACGGCGGTCCGGTGTCCAGCGTACAGGAATTCCTGGCCGTTGTCCGGGAGTTCGATGCCGGGCAGGCCATCCGGTTCCGGATACAGCGCGGCAGCGCGCAATTCCTGGTGGGCCTGCGGATCCCCGAAGAATAA
- the gpmI gene encoding 2,3-bisphosphoglycerate-independent phosphoglycerate mutase — protein MKPPVALVILDGWGMGPRSDANAVLLADTPNFDRLWRRYPRTLLSASGEDVGLPPGIMGNSEVGHLNLGAGRVVRQEVSRINGAIDDGSFFENAAFIEMLKWLRETGGRLNLLGLTSDGLVHSAERHYLALLELAGRQGVTGDRVLVHAVLDGRDTPPQSAPGYLRTLQEAVDRLGVGRIATVTGRYYAMDRDNRWERVRRAYELFTEGRGSRAGTAEEAVRAAYARGETDEFVAPTVVAPTEDSSTSVIADGDGLIVFNFRADRGRQIVRPFIEPAFDGFHRGTVPDVRVVTMTPYDARFDVPCAFRPPERMRGILGETISLAGQRQLRVAETEKYPHVTYFFNGGDEQPFQGEDRILVPSPRDVATYDEKPEMSAPEVAAQVSRALRGGEYDFVLVNFANPDMVGHTGSLPAAVAAVETVDRCLGEVMDAIESTGGGAIVTADHGNAEVMVDPETRTPHTAHTTNPVPLMRVGGNSQKAELRTGGRLADVAPTVLSMMGIPRPESMSGTDLAGDHAQRGGHACHARPEAMSGTDPAADAGRNSEGTDEA, from the coding sequence ATGAAACCTCCCGTAGCGCTCGTAATCCTGGACGGCTGGGGCATGGGTCCCCGAAGCGATGCCAACGCCGTCCTGCTGGCGGATACGCCGAACTTCGACAGGCTGTGGCGACGGTATCCCCGCACCCTGCTGAGCGCGTCAGGCGAAGACGTGGGGCTGCCGCCGGGGATCATGGGAAACTCGGAAGTCGGCCACCTCAACCTGGGCGCCGGAAGAGTGGTGCGGCAGGAAGTAAGCCGGATCAACGGAGCCATCGATGACGGCTCCTTCTTCGAGAACGCCGCGTTTATCGAAATGCTGAAGTGGCTTCGGGAAACAGGAGGCCGGCTTAACCTGCTCGGCCTCACGTCGGACGGCCTGGTCCACAGCGCCGAAAGGCATTACCTGGCGCTGCTCGAACTGGCCGGGCGCCAGGGTGTGACAGGCGACCGCGTCCTGGTGCACGCTGTCCTGGACGGGCGGGACACGCCGCCGCAGAGCGCACCGGGCTACCTCCGGACGCTCCAGGAAGCCGTCGACCGGCTGGGCGTGGGACGCATCGCGACCGTGACCGGGCGATACTACGCCATGGACCGGGACAACCGGTGGGAGCGCGTGCGCAGGGCCTACGAACTCTTCACAGAGGGCAGGGGCAGCCGGGCCGGCACCGCGGAGGAAGCCGTCCGGGCGGCCTACGCCCGGGGCGAAACAGACGAGTTCGTCGCACCCACCGTCGTGGCACCGACGGAAGACAGTTCCACGAGCGTGATCGCGGACGGCGACGGACTGATCGTGTTCAATTTCCGGGCCGACCGCGGCCGGCAGATCGTTCGACCCTTTATCGAGCCGGCCTTCGACGGATTTCACCGCGGGACCGTGCCGGATGTGCGCGTCGTCACCATGACGCCCTACGATGCGCGTTTCGACGTACCCTGCGCCTTTCGCCCCCCGGAGCGCATGCGCGGGATCCTGGGCGAGACGATCAGCCTGGCCGGCCAGCGGCAGCTGCGCGTGGCGGAAACCGAAAAGTACCCCCACGTCACCTATTTCTTCAACGGCGGCGACGAACAACCCTTCCAGGGCGAAGACCGGATCCTGGTTCCCTCGCCGCGGGACGTCGCCACCTACGACGAAAAACCCGAAATGAGCGCGCCCGAGGTCGCGGCGCAGGTTTCCCGGGCCCTCCGCGGCGGAGAATACGACTTCGTCCTGGTGAATTTCGCCAACCCGGACATGGTGGGGCACACGGGCTCGCTCCCGGCGGCTGTCGCCGCGGTGGAGACGGTGGACCGTTGCCTCGGCGAGGTGATGGATGCGATCGAATCGACCGGCGGCGGGGCGATCGTCACGGCGGATCACGGCAACGCGGAGGTGATGGTGGATCCGGAAACGCGCACGCCTCATACGGCCCACACCACGAATCCCGTGCCGCTCATGCGCGTGGGCGGGAACTCCCAAAAAGCCGAGCTGCGGACCGGAGGCCGGCTGGCGGACGTGGCGCCGACCGTGCTGTCCATGATGGGCATCCCCCGACCGGAGTCGATGTCGGGCACGGACCTGGCCGGGGACCATGCACAACGCGGCGGCCATGCCTGTCACGCACGGCCGGAGGCGATGTCAGGCACGGACCCGGCGGCGGATGCGGGCAGGAACAGTGAGGGGACGGACGAGGCATGA
- a CDS encoding ROK family protein, which yields MKRELVIGVDLGGTNVNSAVVGDGGRISHRAWQSISGSRTAGEVIDRLAACVEMTMDSCGRDRVAGVGVGTPGLIIEDTGTVVYAPNVPEWVDLPLRSILRDRLRLPVTIENDANAAAIGEHWVGGASGHANIVCITLGTGVGGAIIMDNEVWRGSNGAGGEIGHMTVVENGRMCGCGAPGCLEAYASATAIAGRARELLRSGRQSILTEMADGDLDRIDAAMIAEAAHRGDETACEVMHRSATLLGTAVSSLTNLLNPELIVIGGGVIKAGDLIFDPVRAEVARRAYKWSASILRIVPAQLGDDAGIIGAARHFMQSRSSIS from the coding sequence ATGAAGCGGGAATTGGTCATAGGCGTCGATCTGGGCGGGACAAACGTCAACAGCGCCGTGGTGGGTGACGGCGGCCGCATATCCCACCGGGCCTGGCAGTCCATATCGGGCAGCCGTACCGCCGGCGAGGTGATCGACCGCCTGGCGGCCTGCGTCGAAATGACCATGGATTCATGCGGACGAGACCGGGTGGCCGGAGTGGGTGTGGGTACGCCGGGCCTGATCATAGAGGACACCGGCACGGTGGTTTACGCGCCCAACGTGCCGGAGTGGGTGGATCTTCCCCTCCGGTCGATTCTCCGTGACCGGCTGCGCCTGCCCGTGACGATCGAGAACGACGCCAACGCGGCGGCTATCGGCGAGCACTGGGTCGGTGGCGCCTCCGGTCACGCCAACATCGTATGCATCACGCTCGGGACGGGCGTGGGCGGTGCGATCATCATGGACAACGAAGTATGGCGGGGCTCCAACGGCGCGGGCGGCGAGATCGGCCATATGACCGTCGTGGAGAACGGAAGGATGTGCGGCTGCGGCGCGCCGGGCTGCCTGGAAGCCTACGCCTCGGCGACGGCCATCGCCGGCCGGGCGAGGGAGCTGCTGCGAAGCGGGCGCCAGAGTATCCTGACGGAAATGGCCGATGGCGACCTCGACCGCATCGACGCCGCGATGATCGCCGAGGCGGCCCACCGGGGAGACGAGACGGCGTGCGAGGTGATGCACCGGTCCGCCACGCTGCTGGGCACGGCCGTGTCCAGCCTCACCAACCTGCTCAATCCTGAACTGATCGTAATCGGAGGGGGCGTCATCAAGGCGGGCGATCTGATCTTCGACCCCGTCCGCGCCGAGGTGGCCCGGCGGGCCTACAAGTGGTCGGCCAGCATACTCCGGATCGTGCCTGCCCAACTAGGTGACGACGCCGGTATCATCGGCGCCGCCCGGCACTTCATGCAGTCCCGTTCCTCGATCTCCTGA
- a CDS encoding MarR family transcriptional regulator, giving the protein MADTGWMNVDDERRNQVSTRYLDAVEEINRIMYSGRLHEWQGMDLSISQFNTLVLLKQLGPTRMGMISYYLRNTLAATTSIVDRLESKDLVTRARDPKDRRVVVCELTEQGQKATERFWRVAREAALRVAGKWDLEQFESVVNALELILQTHKEIVQAGASTEPSC; this is encoded by the coding sequence TTGGCTGATACCGGGTGGATGAACGTGGATGACGAACGCAGGAATCAGGTTTCAACCCGCTACCTGGATGCTGTAGAGGAAATCAACCGGATCATGTACAGCGGCCGTCTGCATGAGTGGCAGGGCATGGATCTGTCGATTTCCCAGTTCAATACCCTGGTCTTGCTGAAACAATTGGGTCCGACGCGCATGGGGATGATCTCCTACTATCTGAGGAATACCCTGGCCGCCACGACCTCGATCGTAGACCGGCTGGAGAGCAAGGACCTGGTGACTCGCGCCAGGGATCCGAAGGACAGAAGGGTGGTCGTCTGCGAGTTGACGGAGCAGGGACAGAAAGCCACGGAGCGGTTCTGGCGGGTTGCCAGGGAGGCGGCTTTAAGAGTAGCCGGCAAATGGGACCTGGAGCAATTCGAGTCCGTGGTCAATGCCCTGGAGCTGATTCTGCAGACCCATAAGGAGATCGTCCAGGCCGGCGCATCCACAGAGCCGAGCTGCTAG
- a CDS encoding MarR family transcriptional regulator translates to MSVLTGENRRGKLTDRFVCVIQHLNRLMYSGRSDELKKLDLNAHHIDTLVLLDYYGPARMGTLASHLGSKLSHTSNIVDHLVGKGYLRRSSDPDDRRVVICELTKRGRKATEQFMHLAAIRANKVAEKWDLDQFESVVESLELLWRAEKEVQASVVSSQLKDKP, encoded by the coding sequence ATGAGCGTATTAACAGGAGAAAACCGCAGAGGGAAGTTGACAGACCGGTTCGTATGCGTGATCCAACATCTGAATCGCCTGATGTACAGTGGACGTTCGGACGAACTGAAGAAACTGGATCTGAATGCGCACCATATCGACACCCTGGTTCTGCTTGATTATTACGGACCCGCCCGGATGGGTACCCTGGCAAGTCACTTGGGTAGCAAGCTGTCGCATACGTCCAATATCGTAGACCACCTGGTTGGCAAGGGATACCTTCGAAGAAGTTCGGATCCGGATGACCGGAGAGTGGTTATTTGTGAATTGACCAAACGCGGCAGGAAGGCCACGGAGCAGTTCATGCATCTTGCCGCGATTCGTGCGAACAAGGTGGCCGAGAAGTGGGATTTAGACCAATTCGAATCGGTGGTGGAGTCCCTGGAACTGTTATGGAGGGCGGAAAAGGAAGTTCAGGCATCGGTCGTTTCGAGCCAGTTGAAAGACAAGCCATAG
- a CDS encoding type II toxin-antitoxin system VapC family toxin: MVIDTSAIIASVLRGPERDLLAKAASGHALIAPDFIRWEVCNTFSVMVRQKAIDAREARTTMEILDNIPLRYVDVDMASVLTIASRLKGVAADAFFLETALRYNAPLLTLDRSLARAAGSLGIEVVRLED, from the coding sequence ATGGTCATCGACACATCGGCGATTATCGCTTCCGTATTGCGGGGTCCGGAAAGAGACCTGCTAGCGAAGGCCGCTTCGGGGCATGCTCTCATTGCGCCGGACTTCATCCGATGGGAAGTCTGCAATACCTTTTCCGTCATGGTCCGGCAGAAAGCCATCGACGCCCGTGAGGCGCGCACGACGATGGAGATCCTCGATAACATTCCCTTGCGTTACGTGGACGTGGACATGGCCAGCGTCCTCACGATCGCGTCCCGGTTGAAGGGGGTGGCGGCCGACGCTTTTTTTCTGGAGACCGCCCTCCGGTACAACGCCCCCCTGTTGACGCTGGACCGTTCGTTGGCCCGCGCCGCGGGGTCACTCGGAATCGAAGTGGTTCGCCTGGAGGATTGA